The Flavobacterium marginilacus genome window below encodes:
- a CDS encoding adenylate kinase, translating to MINIILFGKPGAGKGTQAEFLKEKYKLTHISTGDVFRYNLKNDTPLGKEARVFMDAGDLVPDELTTKMLIDEVNKHLDSNGILFDGYPRTIAQAEALDAFLPTIGSNVAATVALEADDNILVARLLERGKTSGRVDDQDEEKIRNRYQEYNEKTAPLIGYYKDQNKFHAVNGIGTIQEITERLTAVIDNL from the coding sequence ATGATTAATATAATTTTATTTGGAAAGCCGGGAGCAGGAAAAGGAACTCAGGCAGAATTTTTAAAAGAAAAATACAAATTAACACATATTTCAACCGGAGATGTTTTTCGTTACAATCTGAAAAATGATACACCGCTTGGTAAAGAAGCAAGAGTTTTTATGGATGCCGGGGATTTGGTTCCAGATGAATTAACAACAAAAATGCTTATTGATGAGGTGAACAAACACTTGGATTCCAACGGAATTTTATTCGACGGTTATCCAAGAACTATCGCACAGGCTGAAGCACTGGATGCTTTTTTACCGACAATTGGTTCAAACGTTGCTGCTACAGTAGCTTTGGAAGCTGATGACAATATTTTGGTTGCCAGATTACTGGAAAGAGGAAAAACAAGCGGAAGAGTTGATGATCAGGACGAAGAAAAAATCAGAAACCGTTATCAGGAATATAATGAAAAAACGGCTCCGCTGATAGGATATTACAAGGATCAAAATAAGTTTCATGCAGTAAACGGGATAGGAACTATTCAGGAAATTACTGAAAGACTAACAGCGGTTATCGATAATTTATAG